One genomic window of Marinobacter adhaerens HP15 includes the following:
- the rpsM gene encoding 30S ribosomal protein S13, producing the protein MARIAGVNIPDHKHAVVSLTYIFGVGKTTAQKLCDATGVKPDVKVKDLSDEQLEALRTEVGKVSVEGDLRREVQMNIKRLKDLGCHRGLRHRHGLPVRGQRTKTNARTRKGPRKPIRK; encoded by the coding sequence ATGGCACGTATAGCCGGTGTCAATATACCCGATCACAAACATGCTGTTGTCTCGCTGACCTACATCTTTGGTGTTGGCAAGACCACAGCCCAGAAGCTTTGCGATGCAACCGGCGTCAAGCCGGACGTCAAGGTCAAAGACCTTAGCGACGAGCAGCTTGAAGCACTTCGTACTGAAGTGGGCAAGGTGTCTGTCGAAGGCGATCTGCGTCGTGAAGTACAGATGAACATCAAGCGTTTGAAGGATCTCGGATGCCACCGTGGTCTGCGTCATCGTCATGGCCTTCCGGTCCGTGGCCAGCGCACCAAGACCAACGCACGCACCCGTAAAGGTCCACGCAAACCTATTCGTAAGTAA
- the rpsK gene encoding 30S ribosomal protein S11, producing MAKPGTRTRKKVKKTVVDGVAHIHASFNNTIVTISDRQGNVLSWATSGGSGFRGSRKSTPFAAQVAAERAGNAAAEYGLKNLDVEVKGPGPGRESAVRALNACGYKITNITDVTPIPHNGCRPPKKRRV from the coding sequence ATGGCAAAGCCAGGTACACGTACCCGTAAAAAGGTGAAAAAGACGGTTGTTGATGGCGTCGCGCACATTCACGCGTCCTTCAACAACACTATCGTGACCATTTCTGACCGTCAGGGCAACGTCCTGTCCTGGGCCACTTCTGGTGGTTCCGGTTTCCGTGGGTCACGCAAGAGTACACCTTTTGCTGCGCAGGTAGCAGCTGAAAGAGCCGGTAATGCGGCTGCTGAATACGGCCTTAAAAACCTGGACGTAGAGGTTAAGGGTCCTGGGCCCGGACGTGAGTCTGCAGTTCGCGCGCTGAATGCGTGTGGCTACAAGATCACCAACATCACAGATGTGACGCCGATTCCCCACAACGGCTGTCGTCCGCCCAAGAAGCGCCGCGTCTAA
- the rpmJ gene encoding 50S ribosomal protein L36 codes for MKVRASVKKICRNCKVIRRNGSVRVICSEPRHKQRQG; via the coding sequence ATGAAAGTACGCGCTTCGGTAAAGAAAATTTGCCGTAACTGCAAAGTAATTCGTCGCAATGGCTCGGTACGAGTCATTTGCTCGGAGCCTCGTCACAAGCAACGCCAGGGTTGA